From Drosophila nasuta strain 15112-1781.00 chromosome X, ASM2355853v1, whole genome shotgun sequence, one genomic window encodes:
- the LOC132795805 gene encoding LOW QUALITY PROTEIN: calcitonin gene-related peptide type 1 receptor (The sequence of the model RefSeq protein was modified relative to this genomic sequence to represent the inferred CDS: deleted 1 base in 1 codon) — MSAQPQDNLRTFLRHLYAECVYRYQNETSTDQTSTDSNDESDDGELQPHAPRYLEQAMLNEGTIDMQNVDEQSASMSELYATIQTATMATNQHSIPNNNYANNNININNSETERLYCPVNFDGYLCWPRTPAGTVLSQFCPDFVEGFNTKFLAHKTCLENGSWYRHPESNQIWSNYTNCVDYEDMEFRQFVNELYLKGYALSLLALLISIIIFLGFKSLRCTRIRIHVHLFASLACTCIAWILWYRLVVEHYERIAENPPWCIALHLVVHYFMLVNYFWMFCEGLHLHLVLVVVFVKDTIVMRWFKILSWLSPLLFVIPYGIARHFSANDNQHCWINDSLYLWIFSVPITLSLLASFIFLINVLRVIVRKLHPQSAQPAPLAIRKAVRATIILVPLFGLQHFLLPYRPDAGTQLDRFYQLLSVVLVSLQGFVVSFLFCFANHDVTFAIRTLLNKWMPSLVAPPPAGSNTGQLATTTPSRELGV, encoded by the exons ACATCAACAG ACTCCAATGATGAGTCCGATGATGGGGAGCTGCAGCCACATGCGCCACGCTACTTGGAGCAGGCGATGCTCAATGAGGGCACGATTGATATGCAGAATGTCGATGAGCAGTCGGCGAGCATGAGTGAGCTTTATGCCACGATACAGACcgcaacaatggcaacaaatcAGCATTCAAtccccaacaacaactatgcgaataacaacatcaacatcaacaatagcGAAACCGAACGCCTCTATTGTCCCGTCAACTTTGATGGCTATCTCTGCTGGCCACGCACACCAGCTGGCACCGTATTGAGTCAATTTTGTCCCGACTTCGTTGAGGGATTCAATACCAAGTTTTTGGCCCACAAAAC TTGTTTGGAGAATGGCTCGTGGTATCGTCATCCAGAGAGCAATCAAATCTGGTCGAACTACACCAACTGTGTCGACTACGAGGACATGGAG TTTCGCCAATTCGTCAACGAATTGTATTTGAAGGGTTATGCGCTCTCCTTGCTGGCTTTGCTCATATCGATCATCATATTCTTGGGCTTTAA ATCCTTGCGCTGCACTCGCATCCGCATCCATGTGCATCTCTTTGCCTCCCTCGCCTGCACTTGCATCGCCTGGATATTGTGGTATCGTCTCGTTGTCGAGCACTACGAACGCATTGCCGAGAATCCC CCCTGGTGCATTGCTCTTCACTTGGTCGTTCACTACTTTATGCTGGTCAACTATTTCTGGATGTTCTGCGAGGGTTTGCATCTCCACTTGGTGCTCGTTGTG GTCTTTGTCAAAGATACAATTGTGATGCGTTGGTTCAAGATACTCAGCTGGTTGTCTCCCTTGCTCTTTGTCATTCCTTATGGCATCGCTCGTCACTTTAGCGCCAACGACAATCAACA TTGCTGGATCAACGACAGTCTCTACTTGTGGATCTTTTCGGTGCCCATCACTCTCTCGCTCCTCGCCAGCTTCA TCTTCCTTATCAATGTGCTGCGTGTGATTGTCCGTAAATTGCATCCACAGTCAGCGCAACCGGCGCCGTTGGCGATAAGGAAAGCGGTACGTGCAACAATCATATTGGTGCCATTGTTTGGTCTGCAACACTTTCTGCTGCCATATCGACCCGATGCTGGTACCCAATTGGATCGCTTCTATCAGCTGCTATCGGTGGTGCTTGTCAGTCTCCAGGGATTTGTGGTGTCCTTTCTGTTCTGCTTTGCCAACCACGATGTGACATTCGCCATACGCACGCTTCTCAACAAATGGATGCCCAGCTTGGTGGCG CCCCCGCCTGCTGGGAGTAATACTGGACAATTGGCAACAACCACGCCCAGTCGCGAGCTGGGCGTCTAA
- the LOC132795352 gene encoding ELAV-like protein 1 isoform X3, whose product MTNAMDIVKNGGSANGSVDGSNDESRTNLIVNYLPQTMTQEEMRSLFSSIGELESCKLVRDKVSGNLVLPASLTALNPALQQGQSLGYGFVNYVRAEDAEKAVNTLNGLRLQNKVIKVSYARPSSESIKGANLYVSGLPKNLSQPDLEGMFASFGKIITSRILCDNISGLSKGVGFIRFDQRNEAERAIQELNGKTPKGYAEPITVKFANNPSNSAKAQIAPPLTAYLTPQAAAATRRLAGALPSAGRIRYSPLAGDLLANTILPGNAMTGSGWCIFVYNLAPETEENVLWQLFGPFGAVQSVKVIRDLQTSKCKGFGFVTMTNYDEAVVAIQSLNGYTLGNRVLQVSFKTNKTKTT is encoded by the exons ATGACCAACGCCATGGACATTGTGAAGAACGGAGGCAGCGCCAACGGATCCGTTGATGGCAGCAATGATGAGTCGCGTACCAATTTGATAGTCAACTATCTGCCACAAACCATGACGCAAGAGGAGATGCGATCGCTCTTCTCAAGCATTGGTGAGTTGGAGAGTTGCAAACTGGTGCGTGATAAAGTCTCAGGTAATTTGG TCTTGCCAGCATCATTGACCGCACTCAATCCGGCTTTGCAGCAAG GTCAGAGTCTGGGCTATGGATTTGTTAACTATGTACGCGCCGAGGACGCTGAGAAGGCTGTGAACACCCTGAACGGTTTGCGTTTGCAGAATAAGGTTATTAAAGTATCATACGCCCGTCCAAGTTCAGAATCTATAAAGGGTGCTAATTTATATGTATCGGGTCTTCCGAAAAATCTATCACAACCAGACTTGGAGGGGATGTTTGCATCGTTTGGCAAAATAATTACATCTCGTATACTCTGtgataatatttctg GTCTATCGAAGGGTGTTGGTTTTATACGTTTCGATCAACGCAACGAAGCTGAGCGCGCCATCCAGGAGTTGAATGGCAAAACTCCGAAGGGCTATGCCGAACCGATAACCGTTAAATTTGCCAACAATCCAAGCAATAGCGCCAAGGCCCAGATCGCCCCACCATTAACCGCATACTTGACGCCTCAGGCAGCGGCGGCCACACGCCGTTTGGCCGGTGCTCTGCCATCGGCCGGTCGCATAAG ATACTCACCGCTGGCTGGTGATCTATTGGCCAATACGATATTGCCGGGCAATGCAATGACTGGATCGGGCTGGTGTATATTCGTCTATAATCTGGCACCGGAGACCGAAGAGAATGTTCTTTGGCAACTATTTGGGCCATTTGGGGCGGTGCAATCGGTGAAGGTGATTCGTGATCTGCAGACAAGCAAATGCAAGGGATTCGGCTTCGTGACCATGACCAACTACGATGAGGCTGTGGTAGCCATACAATCACTTAACGGCTATACTCTCGGCAATCGGGTGCTGCAGGTTAGCTTTAAGACTAACAAAACTAAGACAACTTAA
- the LOC132795352 gene encoding ELAV-like protein 4 isoform X1, with amino-acid sequence MTNAMDIVKNGGSANGSVDGSNDESRTNLIVNYLPQTMTQEEMRSLFSSIGELESCKLVRDKVSGNLVLPASLTALNPALQQGQSLGYGFVNYVRAEDAEKAVNTLNGLRLQNKVIKVSYARPSSESIKGANLYVSGLPKNLSQPDLEGMFASFGKIITSRILCDNISGLSKGVGFIRFDQRNEAERAIQELNGKTPKGYAEPITVKFANNPSNSAKAQIAPPLTAYLTPQAAAATRRLAGALPSAGRISIGKSPLLAINKGLRRYSPLAGDLLANTILPGNAMTGSGWCIFVYNLAPETEENVLWQLFGPFGAVQSVKVIRDLQTSKCKGFGFVTMTNYDEAVVAIQSLNGYTLGNRVLQVSFKTNKTKTT; translated from the exons ATGACCAACGCCATGGACATTGTGAAGAACGGAGGCAGCGCCAACGGATCCGTTGATGGCAGCAATGATGAGTCGCGTACCAATTTGATAGTCAACTATCTGCCACAAACCATGACGCAAGAGGAGATGCGATCGCTCTTCTCAAGCATTGGTGAGTTGGAGAGTTGCAAACTGGTGCGTGATAAAGTCTCAGGTAATTTGG TCTTGCCAGCATCATTGACCGCACTCAATCCGGCTTTGCAGCAAG GTCAGAGTCTGGGCTATGGATTTGTTAACTATGTACGCGCCGAGGACGCTGAGAAGGCTGTGAACACCCTGAACGGTTTGCGTTTGCAGAATAAGGTTATTAAAGTATCATACGCCCGTCCAAGTTCAGAATCTATAAAGGGTGCTAATTTATATGTATCGGGTCTTCCGAAAAATCTATCACAACCAGACTTGGAGGGGATGTTTGCATCGTTTGGCAAAATAATTACATCTCGTATACTCTGtgataatatttctg GTCTATCGAAGGGTGTTGGTTTTATACGTTTCGATCAACGCAACGAAGCTGAGCGCGCCATCCAGGAGTTGAATGGCAAAACTCCGAAGGGCTATGCCGAACCGATAACCGTTAAATTTGCCAACAATCCAAGCAATAGCGCCAAGGCCCAGATCGCCCCACCATTAACCGCATACTTGACGCCTCAGGCAGCGGCGGCCACACGCCGTTTGGCCGGTGCTCTGCCATCGGCCGGTCGCATAAG CATTGGAAAAAGTCCATTGTTAGCGATTAACAAGGGTTTGCGAAG ATACTCACCGCTGGCTGGTGATCTATTGGCCAATACGATATTGCCGGGCAATGCAATGACTGGATCGGGCTGGTGTATATTCGTCTATAATCTGGCACCGGAGACCGAAGAGAATGTTCTTTGGCAACTATTTGGGCCATTTGGGGCGGTGCAATCGGTGAAGGTGATTCGTGATCTGCAGACAAGCAAATGCAAGGGATTCGGCTTCGTGACCATGACCAACTACGATGAGGCTGTGGTAGCCATACAATCACTTAACGGCTATACTCTCGGCAATCGGGTGCTGCAGGTTAGCTTTAAGACTAACAAAACTAAGACAACTTAA
- the LOC132795352 gene encoding ELAV-like protein 1 isoform X4, which translates to MTNAMDIVKNGGSANGSVDGSNDESRTNLIVNYLPQTMTQEEMRSLFSSIGELESCKLVRDKVSVLPASLTALNPALQQGQSLGYGFVNYVRAEDAEKAVNTLNGLRLQNKVIKVSYARPSSESIKGANLYVSGLPKNLSQPDLEGMFASFGKIITSRILCDNISGLSKGVGFIRFDQRNEAERAIQELNGKTPKGYAEPITVKFANNPSNSAKAQIAPPLTAYLTPQAAAATRRLAGALPSAGRIRYSPLAGDLLANTILPGNAMTGSGWCIFVYNLAPETEENVLWQLFGPFGAVQSVKVIRDLQTSKCKGFGFVTMTNYDEAVVAIQSLNGYTLGNRVLQVSFKTNKTKTT; encoded by the exons ATGACCAACGCCATGGACATTGTGAAGAACGGAGGCAGCGCCAACGGATCCGTTGATGGCAGCAATGATGAGTCGCGTACCAATTTGATAGTCAACTATCTGCCACAAACCATGACGCAAGAGGAGATGCGATCGCTCTTCTCAAGCATTGGTGAGTTGGAGAGTTGCAAACTGGTGCGTGATAAAGTCTCAG TCTTGCCAGCATCATTGACCGCACTCAATCCGGCTTTGCAGCAAG GTCAGAGTCTGGGCTATGGATTTGTTAACTATGTACGCGCCGAGGACGCTGAGAAGGCTGTGAACACCCTGAACGGTTTGCGTTTGCAGAATAAGGTTATTAAAGTATCATACGCCCGTCCAAGTTCAGAATCTATAAAGGGTGCTAATTTATATGTATCGGGTCTTCCGAAAAATCTATCACAACCAGACTTGGAGGGGATGTTTGCATCGTTTGGCAAAATAATTACATCTCGTATACTCTGtgataatatttctg GTCTATCGAAGGGTGTTGGTTTTATACGTTTCGATCAACGCAACGAAGCTGAGCGCGCCATCCAGGAGTTGAATGGCAAAACTCCGAAGGGCTATGCCGAACCGATAACCGTTAAATTTGCCAACAATCCAAGCAATAGCGCCAAGGCCCAGATCGCCCCACCATTAACCGCATACTTGACGCCTCAGGCAGCGGCGGCCACACGCCGTTTGGCCGGTGCTCTGCCATCGGCCGGTCGCATAAG ATACTCACCGCTGGCTGGTGATCTATTGGCCAATACGATATTGCCGGGCAATGCAATGACTGGATCGGGCTGGTGTATATTCGTCTATAATCTGGCACCGGAGACCGAAGAGAATGTTCTTTGGCAACTATTTGGGCCATTTGGGGCGGTGCAATCGGTGAAGGTGATTCGTGATCTGCAGACAAGCAAATGCAAGGGATTCGGCTTCGTGACCATGACCAACTACGATGAGGCTGTGGTAGCCATACAATCACTTAACGGCTATACTCTCGGCAATCGGGTGCTGCAGGTTAGCTTTAAGACTAACAAAACTAAGACAACTTAA
- the LOC132795352 gene encoding ELAV-like protein 3 isoform X2 has translation MTNAMDIVKNGGSANGSVDGSNDESRTNLIVNYLPQTMTQEEMRSLFSSIGELESCKLVRDKVSVLPASLTALNPALQQGQSLGYGFVNYVRAEDAEKAVNTLNGLRLQNKVIKVSYARPSSESIKGANLYVSGLPKNLSQPDLEGMFASFGKIITSRILCDNISGLSKGVGFIRFDQRNEAERAIQELNGKTPKGYAEPITVKFANNPSNSAKAQIAPPLTAYLTPQAAAATRRLAGALPSAGRISIGKSPLLAINKGLRRYSPLAGDLLANTILPGNAMTGSGWCIFVYNLAPETEENVLWQLFGPFGAVQSVKVIRDLQTSKCKGFGFVTMTNYDEAVVAIQSLNGYTLGNRVLQVSFKTNKTKTT, from the exons ATGACCAACGCCATGGACATTGTGAAGAACGGAGGCAGCGCCAACGGATCCGTTGATGGCAGCAATGATGAGTCGCGTACCAATTTGATAGTCAACTATCTGCCACAAACCATGACGCAAGAGGAGATGCGATCGCTCTTCTCAAGCATTGGTGAGTTGGAGAGTTGCAAACTGGTGCGTGATAAAGTCTCAG TCTTGCCAGCATCATTGACCGCACTCAATCCGGCTTTGCAGCAAG GTCAGAGTCTGGGCTATGGATTTGTTAACTATGTACGCGCCGAGGACGCTGAGAAGGCTGTGAACACCCTGAACGGTTTGCGTTTGCAGAATAAGGTTATTAAAGTATCATACGCCCGTCCAAGTTCAGAATCTATAAAGGGTGCTAATTTATATGTATCGGGTCTTCCGAAAAATCTATCACAACCAGACTTGGAGGGGATGTTTGCATCGTTTGGCAAAATAATTACATCTCGTATACTCTGtgataatatttctg GTCTATCGAAGGGTGTTGGTTTTATACGTTTCGATCAACGCAACGAAGCTGAGCGCGCCATCCAGGAGTTGAATGGCAAAACTCCGAAGGGCTATGCCGAACCGATAACCGTTAAATTTGCCAACAATCCAAGCAATAGCGCCAAGGCCCAGATCGCCCCACCATTAACCGCATACTTGACGCCTCAGGCAGCGGCGGCCACACGCCGTTTGGCCGGTGCTCTGCCATCGGCCGGTCGCATAAG CATTGGAAAAAGTCCATTGTTAGCGATTAACAAGGGTTTGCGAAG ATACTCACCGCTGGCTGGTGATCTATTGGCCAATACGATATTGCCGGGCAATGCAATGACTGGATCGGGCTGGTGTATATTCGTCTATAATCTGGCACCGGAGACCGAAGAGAATGTTCTTTGGCAACTATTTGGGCCATTTGGGGCGGTGCAATCGGTGAAGGTGATTCGTGATCTGCAGACAAGCAAATGCAAGGGATTCGGCTTCGTGACCATGACCAACTACGATGAGGCTGTGGTAGCCATACAATCACTTAACGGCTATACTCTCGGCAATCGGGTGCTGCAGGTTAGCTTTAAGACTAACAAAACTAAGACAACTTAA